The Thermococcus sp. 21S7 genome includes the window CGCTTTCCTCAACCGTCCACCGAGGGACGTGAATCTTCTCAACGTATCTCGCGAAGAAGGGCTTGTCTCCGGATGGGTTTATTATTCTCTCCAGCAGGCCGGGCATCGAGCCAGAAAGAATTACTGTCACGTTCTCGAAGCCGTCCGAAATCGTCTGGAGCATGCCGAGCATGTTCAGCGGTGCAAACCTTGGGAGAACTTGAGCCTCGTCAAACACAATCACCGTTTTCTTTCCCGACCTGTTCAGGTGCCTGAGGAGGTTCAGAAACGCATTTTGGAACTCGGCGATTCCCCTCGGTTTAACGTCCATTTTCACAATTCCGAGATTTAGCGTGGCGGAGTATTCAAGCCCTTCTGGCATGTTCGTCGAAACGGGGACGAGTTCCGTGTAACTTATTGCCTCACGCCCCATCCCAAAGGCCAGGTCATAATAAAGGTAATTATATTTCGAGTGGTGCTTGTTGAGGAAGACGTTGATGACGCTGGTTTTTCCAACTCTCCTTGAACCTAAAATTGCCACAAAGTCGCCTTCATCAACGACTTTTTCGAGTTCCCTAACCGCTTTCCTGTGGGTCCCCCATGAAGGTTTCTTTCATCCCTTATCGGTCTGGTGCTGAACAAAGTGAACACCCCATCACTAGTGACGGGCCATCACTTTTAAAGGTTTCCAACACCAAACTCCCCCGCCAGCTCGTAGAACAGCTCGTCCTCGCCGAACTCCTCCCGTAGTGCTCTGAATTTCTCCTCAAGCCGTGGCAGCCGGCCTTTGCTCCGTCTCAGCATGTCGTTGCCAAGGTCAACGGCGAAACGGAGGTACTCATCGTCCACAAGAACTTTTCCATCCCTGCCGAGCGGTGCCGTCAGGTACTCCGTGGCGTTTATCTCCACGAGATAGCGCTTCGAGACCACCTTGAAGGTTGTGTACTTAAAGCCGCTGGCTAGGCCAAGCTCGTGGAGTCTCTTCGCTTTCTCAATGTCCTCGGCAACGACGTGGAATATTGGCGGCTGGCTCTTGAGGAATATGAGGCCCCTCTCGGCGTTTTCGAGTGCTCTCATGGCCTCATCAAACTCAATCGGGCGGTGAACCTTTACCAGCCATCTGCTGAGGGGTTTTGCCCCCAGAGCAGGTTCCTCGATAATCCCTATCCTTCCGGAGCAGGAGGAGGTAGTGTAAACGCCGTTGATGGAGTTTACGAGCAGGAGGAGATCAATTATGTCCTCATCCACTTTTTCCTCTTTCATTGCCCTGAAGAGACTCACGAGTGCTTCGCGCTTTGCCTTCACGCCAGACCCTCCCTGGGCTTCTACCGCATTAAATCTCGCCCCAGCTCTTAGTTATGGTATGTAAAAGGTCTCAGCTCTCTCCTTCAGCCCCTTCCGTCGAAAACTTTATAAAGCTAACCCAAAAGGTTTAGCTGGAAATGGCCAGGGTGGTGTAGCCTGGTTAGCACAGGGGACTGTGGATCCCCTAGCCCGGGTTCAAATCCCGGCCCTGGCCCCAGAACGAAAGACAAGGGGGCTCCGCCCCCTTATCTCTCTGTACTCTCAAACCCCCAGAGTGGGGCTCCGCCCCACAAAACCCCGTTTTTCTCTAAAAACCTGGGAAACTACGTTTCCCCACCTTCCTTATTCCTTAATCCTCCGGGGGCTTCGCCCCCTCGTCCCCAGAAACTTTGCCTGCGCAAAGTTTCATCAAAGTTGGCATGCTTTTTTAAAAGGGTTCATTTTCAGGCGGGTTTGCTTAAAACTCGCTATTCTTGAGCGTGTTTTTCCATTGGCGCCCTTCAGGCGCTGTTCTTAGGTAAAACCCTTCAATAGGCATTTAATCAATGCAAACTCTGGATAAAAGCGCCCGCTTTTAAGTGGGTTTACTCCAACTCGCGCTCCTATGGAGCGCTAAAATGAGCAAACCCTCTTCGAGAGCCGAGTTGGAACTGCATTCTTTTAGAGAACCAAAGAACATAAACCACAATAGGGATGTGAGGAAAAATCACAAACTTTGGGGGACATTCTTGAGGTCAACATACGTTCATCGGGGCGATGAGTAAGTTACTCTCCATGTTATAACCATAAACAGTCTCATTCTCATACTATAACCTCCAATTCCAGCATTTTCAGGAGTTCTTCATAGCTGTATTCAGCCGAGATGTCTAAATTCTTGAAATTATATCTGACCGGTAGGATTTCGGAATGTCCTATGGTGGATTTTGAGAAGTCTTTGGCAATTAGCAATCCCCCGACGGTTTCACTGGTAAACTCGCGCAGGTACCTCCTCAATTGTTCCAGATCTTTCCTTTGTGCCTTTCCTGTCTTGACTTCAACGAGCAGATATTTGTTCGATCCTGTGGGATGTTTTAGCTTGATGAACAGGTCAACGTATCCTTCGGGAAGGGCCTTCTCTCCCAAAACTTCAAATTCATCTGGTGCGTTATCAACGCCGAAAATCTTCAGAACGTCTTTAAGGATGGAGTTCTGGATTTTCCTCCTCACGAGGGACTGGAGTATAAGTTCCTTGAAATAGAACTTCTCGGGAATCCTCTGATTTTCTCTCTTGAAAACAATCGTGGGTTCGAACGTTTCGGCATTTAACTCCAGATGCTCAGTTTCGCCATCAAAGACTGTTCCCATTTCAGAAACGTTATAAAATGTCACGGTATCTGCTTGGAAATGTGTCTTTCTATACCCTCCTCGCAGGAGCAGGTTCTCGGCTACATACGAGAATTCAGGTCTGACCATTGGCTCGTTGAATTCCCTTTCTTGTCTTAGGAACAGTCGGAACGGAAAATAATACGTCCTCTTTGACCTGAATGTTATCCGCGGCCAGGGAGGGAGATTCTCGGCGTTCTTATATGCGACTTTCTCGGTGACCCTGTAGAGGTTCCTGACCCGCGCTCCATATAAAAATGAGACATAATCTCCGACGTCTATATCAAAAAATGTCCAGAGACCGTTTATGCTGTTTGTGAACCCTGCGAGGGCATGTTTTATGCAGAGCTTCAGATTCTCCTTGTTTGAGAGGGATATCAAGAAGTAGTCCGCCATCTGGTTTCACCCTTCTGGGATTTGCACCAGCGAGAATTTAATCATTTTCCTACTCCTTCCAACACCCTTTAAAACCTCTGGCAATTATATCCACCTCGGTGAATCCACATGTCCTGGAAGGACAAGCTCGGCCTCGTTCACATCTACACCGGCAACGGGAAGGGAAAGACAACTGCTGCCTTTGGCCTGGCCGTCAGGATGCTCGGCTCCGGCGGAAAGGTCATCATCCTCCAGTTCATGAAGGCGCCCGATGTCTACGGGGAGCAGAAGAAGATAGCCGAGTGCGGTGCCGTCATAGAGTCCTTCGGCCTGCCGAAGTTCGTTCACGGGAAGCCCGAGCCGGACGACATAGAGGCGGCGAAGAAGGCCCTGGCGCGCGCGAAGGAAATCGTCTCAAGCGGCGAATGGGATTTGGTTATTCTTGACGAAATATGCGTCGCCCTCGGCTTCGGAATGCTCGACGTCGATGAGGTCAAGGAACTCATCGGGAACAAAGCCCCGCACACGGAACTGGTCTTGACCGGCCGCTACTGCCCGGAGGAGCTCTTCGAGCTGGCCAACTACGTGACTGAGATGCGGGAGGTTAAGCACCCCTACCAGAAAGGAATCCTCGCGAGGAAGGGTGTAGAGTTCTGAGCTCTCCCCTCCTCTTTCGATGCTGACCGAAAAGCTTTTTAGTTAGGAAAGCTTAAGATAATCCGGGAAAGTTTTAGTAACAATTCTTTAGAAAAGGAGGTGATAGAATGAGCGAGCTCATCGGTCAGATCGTGCAGGTTCTCAAGGAGCAGGTCGTTCAGGATACCGTTGTTCCCCGGAACATAAGGCGCGCCGCCGAGCAGGCCATCGAGGCCCTCCTCGACGAGAGCAAGGAGCCGGCCGTCAGGGCCGCCGACGCCATAGCCATCCTTGAGGAGATAAGCGAGGACCCGAACATGCCGATGCACACGAGGACGATCATCTGGGAGGTCCTCGGTGCCCTTGAGCAGGTCAAGTGAGCGTTTTCTTTTTACGCTCATTTCCCTGCGTTTTCTGGGGGAAATAAAGGAACGGAGGGTCACACTTTTCTGCCCATGTACCAGAGCTTCGCGCTCTCCTCGACGAGTTCGGCCTTGTAGAACGCCTCCCTGAGGGTTTTCCCTACGGTCACTATGCCGTGTTTGGCCATTATCGCCGCGTCCGAGTTCTGAAGGGCCCCCGAGGTGACCTCCGCCAGCTCTTCCGTCCCAGCGGGCCTGAACGGGGCTATCGGGATTCTTTTGAGGTATATCTCGGCCTCGGGGGTTATTATCGGCAGTTCACCCTCCACCAGCGTCGACGCGGCTATGGAATACGGCGGGTGCAGATGGGCGATAGCCTTGACGTCGGGCCTCGTTCTGTAAACAGCGAGGTGGAGCCTGTACTCCGACGACGGCCTCACCCCGGAGACCTGCCTTCCGCTCATGTCGATTACGGCGACCTGTTCGGCCGTCATGTCGTCCATGACGGCTCCAGTGGCCTTGATGAAGACGAGGTTTCCCCTCCTGATGCTCAGGTTTCCGCCGAAGGCGGCCGTGAGTCCCCTCTCGTGGGCCAGCCTGGAGTACTTCACGAGCTGGGTTTTGGTCGCCCTGCTCATCCTTTCACCACCCTCACGCCGTAGCCGCAGTCCCGGCAGTAGGCTTTCTCCCCTTTCCAGGTCAGTTCCCCGCCGCATACCGGGCAGATGCTTGAGTCTCCCTCCTCATTCCAGCGCTCGTAGGTCCAGTGGTCTATGACGAGGAAGAGCCCTTCTTCATCCTCTTCGAAGTGGCCTAGAACAGGGTTGCTCTTGGGTTCGAGGGTTTTTTCGTCTATAATTATCGGCTCGATGCCGATGTTGCCCTCGTATTCGAGGTCGTTGGTTGGGAGAATCTCGACCACGAAGGCCCTGAGCTTCCTGTCGTGGTAGGCTATGACCTCCAGGGCGTCGCTGAGCTCACCGCTGGAGGAGATGGCGTCCACGATCACTGTTTCCTCCCTTGGAAATGCAAGGGCTATGACGAATCTGCTCCGGTAGAGGGCCAGTCCGCGGTCGAGGCAGCTCTCCTCAAGGCCGAGGCCCTTCAGCATCTCGCGAAGCTCGTCGCCGCCTGGCAACTTGCCCTTGCGCCTTATGAACTCTCCCACCTCCTTTGCGAGGGGCATGGCGAGTGTAACTGGTTCGTAGAGCCTCATGTTCCCACCCCCCTGGAGTCGGGAGAAAAATTTATAAACCTACCCGGGGCACTATGGAACGGGCTGACTGTAGGGTCCCGCGGTAGCCTAGCCTGGGAGCGGCGGCGGACTGTAGATCCGCAGGTCCCCGGTTCAAATCCGGGCCGCGGGACCACCAGAATTCTAACGGCCTGTTCTGGAGTTTTGACCCGCTGGAGTTCTCACCCGTTCGAGCCTTGCATCCGATGATTCCGGTTCTATTCCGTTACGTTCTTCTTT containing:
- the cobO gene encoding cob(I)yrinic acid a,c-diamide adenosyltransferase, which translates into the protein MSWKDKLGLVHIYTGNGKGKTTAAFGLAVRMLGSGGKVIILQFMKAPDVYGEQKKIAECGAVIESFGLPKFVHGKPEPDDIEAAKKALARAKEIVSSGEWDLVILDEICVALGFGMLDVDEVKELIGNKAPHTELVLTGRYCPEELFELANYVTEMREVKHPYQKGILARKGVEF
- a CDS encoding UPF0147 family protein, with the protein product MSELIGQIVQVLKEQVVQDTVVPRNIRRAAEQAIEALLDESKEPAVRAADAIAILEEISEDPNMPMHTRTIIWEVLGALEQVK
- a CDS encoding ATP-binding protein; the encoded protein is MAILGSRRVGKTSVINVFLNKHHSKYNYLYYDLAFGMGREAISYTELVPVSTNMPEGLEYSATLNLGIVKMDVKPRGIAEFQNAFLNLLRHLNRSGKKTVIVFDEAQVLPRFAPLNMLGMLQTISDGFENVTVILSGSMPGLLERIINPSGDKPFFARYVEKIHVPRWTVEESVEYLRKGLSDAPEEELYEAARELSNVPGFLAYYGKLRLKGKSHGTALTTALHHAVKLWKKDLRDFIRIYRSPAYIIALKRVAKGPSYGVTTEEIVTEITSVVGISERRAKEVLKNLVDGGFLIKPKRGVYQIPERPLRQAILETRVEEIGSPV
- a CDS encoding aldolase, which encodes MSRATKTQLVKYSRLAHERGLTAAFGGNLSIRRGNLVFIKATGAVMDDMTAEQVAVIDMSGRQVSGVRPSSEYRLHLAVYRTRPDVKAIAHLHPPYSIAASTLVEGELPIITPEAEIYLKRIPIAPFRPAGTEELAEVTSGALQNSDAAIMAKHGIVTVGKTLREAFYKAELVEESAKLWYMGRKV